From Amycolatopsis sp. YIM 10, the proteins below share one genomic window:
- a CDS encoding amidohydrolase family protein codes for MCHLHAARPSTARTLGRRAVLAGAGGLLAAGALTPVATAAPRVLSRTWAVVGATVFDGVRQLSDATVVIRGDRVLRVGRRSQVTLPPGTDVIDGRGRFVLPGLIDAHQHLGGATVAERAANLSSLLGFGYTTVFDPFTSLADLAVLKAHSAAPDAPSPRYLGTGPMLGSPGGWGDFNMPETTVVVTGPDHAFEVVDRLADAGVDAIKAANDDWFWGRSPLLKTMPVDTQAAIVAAARRRGLKVFFHAPSRRLAAQALEAGAAGLLHGVLDEPVDQDFLRLLDRTGASYVSTMMIFEVFGDLVGTVGRQQAYDRRGLVPAATYDALRGPDAIAAVESTVDPAVMRSHVAVLRANAAPVSGTRANVAFGTDGGSFGEALGIAGHVELVLNGEAGLSPLQVLRGATLGAARMLGRHDLGCLAPGKLADLVILPVDPFADLANLHFIDQVVRGGRLFNTTDLRAAR; via the coding sequence ATGTGTCACCTGCATGCCGCCAGACCGTCCACCGCCCGCACTCTCGGCAGGCGGGCGGTGCTCGCCGGCGCGGGCGGGTTGCTCGCCGCCGGTGCGCTGACGCCGGTCGCCACGGCGGCGCCACGGGTGCTGTCGCGCACGTGGGCGGTCGTGGGCGCGACGGTGTTCGACGGCGTCCGGCAGCTGTCGGACGCCACCGTGGTGATCCGCGGCGATCGGGTCCTGCGCGTCGGGCGGCGGTCCCAGGTCACGCTGCCACCGGGCACCGACGTGATCGACGGGCGGGGCCGCTTCGTGCTCCCGGGGCTGATCGACGCGCACCAGCACCTCGGCGGCGCCACCGTCGCCGAACGCGCGGCGAACCTGTCCAGCCTGCTGGGATTCGGTTACACCACGGTGTTCGACCCGTTCACCTCGCTGGCCGACTTGGCCGTGCTCAAGGCGCACTCCGCCGCACCGGACGCGCCGTCACCGCGGTATCTGGGCACCGGGCCGATGCTCGGCAGCCCCGGTGGCTGGGGCGACTTCAACATGCCGGAGACCACGGTGGTGGTCACCGGGCCCGACCACGCCTTCGAGGTCGTGGACCGGCTCGCCGACGCGGGCGTGGACGCGATCAAGGCCGCCAACGACGACTGGTTCTGGGGTCGTAGCCCGCTGCTGAAGACCATGCCCGTGGACACGCAGGCGGCGATCGTCGCGGCCGCGCGCCGCCGGGGGCTCAAGGTGTTCTTCCACGCGCCGTCGCGGCGGCTGGCCGCGCAGGCGCTCGAAGCCGGTGCCGCCGGGCTGCTGCACGGGGTCCTGGACGAGCCGGTCGACCAGGACTTCCTCCGGTTGCTGGACCGGACCGGGGCGTCCTACGTGAGCACGATGATGATCTTCGAGGTGTTCGGCGACCTGGTCGGCACCGTCGGCAGGCAGCAGGCCTACGACCGGCGGGGACTGGTCCCGGCCGCGACCTACGACGCGCTGCGCGGCCCCGACGCCATCGCGGCCGTCGAGTCCACTGTGGACCCCGCCGTGATGCGGTCGCACGTGGCGGTGTTGCGGGCCAACGCCGCACCGGTCTCGGGCACCCGCGCCAACGTCGCGTTCGGCACCGACGGCGGTTCGTTCGGCGAGGCGCTGGGCATCGCCGGTCACGTCGAGCTGGTGCTCAACGGTGAAGCCGGGCTGAGCCCGCTCCAGGTACTCCGCGGCGCCACCCTCGGCGCGGCGCGCATGCTCGGACGGCACGATCTGGGGTGCCTGGCGCCGGGCAAGCTGGCCGACCTGGTGATCCTGCCGGTGGATCCGTTCGCGGACCTGGCCAATCTGCACTTCATCGACCAGGTTGTCCGGGGTGGCCGCCTGTTCAACACCACCGACCTGCGCGCGGCCCGCTGA
- a CDS encoding glycosyltransferase: protein MPVISVITAVYDGGHHYLLEAYESLAKQTLPEGWEWQWCLQEDGDTGQPLAELPADSRISYGTGLHARTGVARTMALTRAQGSLVRTFDADDILLPGALQRDIEVLRDVAWCTSACIDLLPDGTTEPGPYDPPDGPVEPGRFFAEHSDNRLSVQAVTFAAHIGLVWTLGGWPALTGAETDGLLLAADAVSAGWFIAEPSVLYRKHSAQTTASSRYWDDAESTARATAVRQRAAALRKAGWRWSPDAHH, encoded by the coding sequence ATGCCGGTGATCAGCGTCATCACCGCGGTCTACGACGGCGGGCACCACTACCTGCTGGAAGCCTACGAGTCACTCGCCAAGCAGACGCTGCCCGAAGGCTGGGAATGGCAGTGGTGCCTCCAGGAGGACGGCGACACCGGGCAACCGCTCGCGGAACTCCCCGCGGACTCCCGGATCTCCTACGGCACCGGCCTGCACGCACGCACCGGCGTAGCCCGGACCATGGCGCTCACGCGGGCACAGGGCTCCCTCGTGCGAACGTTCGACGCGGACGACATCCTGCTGCCCGGCGCCCTCCAGCGCGACATCGAAGTCCTGCGGGACGTCGCGTGGTGCACCTCAGCCTGCATCGACCTGCTCCCCGACGGGACCACCGAACCCGGCCCCTACGACCCACCGGACGGACCGGTCGAACCCGGCCGGTTCTTCGCCGAGCACAGCGACAACCGCTTGTCCGTGCAGGCAGTCACCTTCGCCGCCCACATCGGTCTCGTGTGGACACTCGGTGGCTGGCCCGCGCTCACCGGCGCCGAAACCGACGGCCTGCTCCTCGCCGCCGACGCCGTCTCGGCCGGGTGGTTCATCGCCGAGCCCAGCGTTCTCTACCGGAAGCACAGCGCGCAGACCACCGCGTCCTCCCGCTACTGGGACGATGCCGAGTCCACCGCCCGAGCGACAGCAGTCCGCCAGCGCGCCGCCGCACTCCGGAAGGCAGGCTGGCGCTGGAGCCCCGACGCGCATCATTAG
- a CDS encoding transketolase C-terminal domain-containing protein: MIASFAEPGQRTASAPFGHALAALAEADDRIVGLTADLGKYTDLHIFAKAHPDRYFQMGMAEQLLFGAAAGMAEVGLVPFASTYAVFAARRAYDFLCLDIAEPNLNVNIVGGLPGLTTGYGPSHQATEDIAIFRGMPNLTIVDPCDSVDIEQAVPQLAASPGPTYLRLLRGKVPTVLDEYDYRFELGKAAVLRGGSDVVFVSSGLMTMRALAAADKLAAHHVDAAVVHAPTIKPFDEATVLREIAGDRLVVTLENHTVVGGLFETVASAAVRGRVSSRIVPVALPDEFLAAGALPTLHDRYGLATDRVVDKVLSEIA; encoded by the coding sequence ATGATCGCCTCCTTCGCCGAGCCCGGCCAGAGGACGGCGAGCGCGCCGTTCGGCCACGCACTGGCCGCGCTCGCCGAGGCCGACGACCGGATCGTGGGCCTCACCGCGGACCTCGGCAAGTACACCGATTTGCACATCTTCGCCAAGGCCCACCCGGACCGGTACTTCCAGATGGGCATGGCCGAGCAGCTGCTCTTCGGCGCGGCGGCGGGCATGGCCGAGGTCGGGCTGGTGCCGTTCGCGTCCACCTACGCGGTGTTCGCGGCCCGGCGCGCGTACGACTTCCTGTGCCTGGACATCGCCGAGCCGAACCTCAACGTGAACATCGTCGGCGGCCTGCCCGGCCTCACCACCGGGTACGGTCCCAGTCACCAGGCCACCGAGGACATCGCGATCTTCCGGGGAATGCCCAATCTGACCATTGTGGACCCCTGTGACTCGGTGGACATCGAGCAGGCGGTCCCGCAACTGGCGGCTTCGCCCGGCCCGACGTACCTGAGGTTGCTGCGCGGCAAGGTCCCCACGGTGCTCGACGAGTACGACTACCGTTTCGAATTGGGGAAAGCCGCCGTACTGCGTGGCGGGTCCGACGTTGTCTTCGTCTCAAGTGGACTGATGACCATGCGGGCCCTCGCGGCGGCGGACAAACTGGCGGCGCACCACGTGGACGCGGCTGTCGTGCACGCGCCGACGATCAAGCCGTTCGACGAGGCGACCGTGCTCCGGGAGATCGCCGGTGACCGGCTGGTGGTGACCCTGGAAAACCACACCGTCGTGGGCGGCTTGTTCGAAACGGTCGCGTCCGCGGCGGTCCGGGGGAGGGTGAGCAGCCGGATCGTCCCGGTCGCGCTGCCGGACGAGTTCCTGGCCGCGGGCGCCCTGCCCACCCTGCACGACCGCTACGGCCTGGCCACGGACCGAGTCGTGGACAAGGTCCTGTCGGAAATCGCCTAG
- a CDS encoding transketolase: MTASIAPSATRADRVAAAAHRMRHHILDMGEAQGQGYVGQALGAADLLATVYRDQLRLRPDAPEWPERDRFLLSTGHYAIGLYAALAEAGIVPVDELATYGADSSRLPMSGMATYTPGMEISGGSLGHGLTVAVGMALGLRLRGSSARVVNFLSDGELDEGSTWEAAMGAAHHRLGLLTALVDINALQADGPTEGVLRTEPVADKWAAAGWFAQRVDGNDVPALLAAFDAVAERARPDGAPAVILCDTRIGRGVPLLETREKAHFMRIDEHEWEICRRQLDEGADA; this comes from the coding sequence ATGACTGCATCGATCGCGCCGTCGGCCACCCGTGCCGACCGCGTCGCCGCGGCGGCCCACCGCATGCGGCACCACATCCTGGACATGGGCGAGGCGCAGGGCCAGGGCTACGTCGGGCAGGCGCTCGGCGCGGCCGACCTGCTCGCCACCGTCTACCGCGACCAGCTCCGCCTCCGCCCGGACGCCCCGGAGTGGCCGGAGCGGGACCGGTTCCTGCTGTCCACCGGGCACTACGCGATCGGGCTGTACGCGGCGCTGGCCGAGGCCGGGATCGTGCCGGTCGATGAGCTGGCGACCTACGGCGCCGACTCGTCGCGCCTGCCGATGTCCGGCATGGCGACCTACACGCCCGGCATGGAGATCTCCGGCGGATCGCTCGGCCACGGGCTGACGGTCGCCGTCGGCATGGCGCTCGGCCTGCGGCTGCGTGGTTCCTCGGCACGGGTGGTCAACTTCCTCTCCGACGGCGAGCTGGACGAGGGCTCGACCTGGGAAGCCGCGATGGGCGCGGCGCACCACCGGCTCGGCCTGCTCACCGCGCTGGTGGACATCAACGCGCTGCAGGCCGACGGGCCGACCGAGGGCGTGCTGCGCACCGAGCCGGTCGCCGACAAGTGGGCCGCCGCGGGCTGGTTCGCGCAGCGGGTGGACGGCAACGACGTCCCGGCGCTGCTGGCGGCTTTCGACGCGGTGGCCGAGCGGGCCCGTCCCGACGGCGCGCCCGCGGTGATCCTGTGCGACACCCGAATCGGCCGTGGCGTGCCGTTGCTGGAGACCAGGGAGAAGGCGCACTTCATGCGCATCGACGAGCACGAGTGGGAAATCTGCCGTCGGCAGCTGGACGAAGGAGCGGACGCGTGA
- a CDS encoding GntR family transcriptional regulator, which produces MEKEPSRNLRQMAVDTLRQAITTGEFPPGSHLGEVQVAERLGISRGTLREAFRQLQQEGLVTYGERGRVTVRSISEKDIINTFTVRAALEALAGETLAASYYREEHCRQLRGAVEKMARAAKVSLEAQIEADLAFHELLCELSDNDALVRSWKLLEGPIRMCIMYRGLERALSNMNPGRHLEIVTAIESGDPVKTQSVISEHMVATAQALLFGTVRTRPRIDLTGD; this is translated from the coding sequence GTGGAGAAGGAGCCCAGCCGCAACCTGCGGCAGATGGCTGTCGACACGCTGCGCCAGGCCATCACCACCGGCGAGTTCCCGCCCGGCAGCCACCTCGGCGAGGTGCAGGTAGCCGAGCGGCTCGGCATCAGCCGCGGCACCCTTCGCGAGGCGTTCCGCCAGCTGCAGCAGGAAGGCCTGGTCACCTACGGCGAACGCGGCCGCGTCACGGTCCGGTCGATCAGCGAGAAGGACATCATCAACACCTTCACCGTCCGGGCGGCGCTGGAGGCGCTGGCCGGCGAGACGCTGGCGGCCAGCTACTACCGCGAGGAGCACTGCCGTCAGCTCCGCGGCGCGGTCGAGAAGATGGCGCGCGCGGCGAAGGTGTCGCTGGAGGCCCAGATCGAGGCCGACCTCGCCTTCCACGAGCTGCTGTGCGAGCTGAGCGACAACGACGCGCTGGTGCGCTCGTGGAAGCTGCTCGAAGGGCCGATCCGCATGTGCATCATGTACCGCGGCCTGGAACGCGCGCTGTCCAACATGAATCCCGGGCGGCACCTGGAGATCGTCACCGCCATCGAGTCCGGTGACCCGGTCAAGACCCAGAGCGTGATCTCCGAGCACATGGTCGCCACCGCGCAGGCCCTGCTCTTCGGCACCGTGCGCACCCGCCCGCGCATCGACCTCACCGGCGACTGA
- a CDS encoding SDR family NAD(P)-dependent oxidoreductase: protein MSDIQRTAVITGAGAPRGIGKATAARLARDGWAVAVLDLDEPAAHEVAREIAEETGAPAFAHGVDVADEPSVLTAYRAVRSEVDAGRLPVVGAVVNIAGITSPVPFLETTLELWNKVMAVNATGTYLVTKAFLPDLIEAGWGRIVNMSSVSAQQGGGVFGRTPYSSAKAAILGFTKALARELGDAGVTVNAVAPGAVDTDIRVGTTDELEAAIVRGVPLGRQGTVADVAGVIAWLTSEDAAYLQGTTIDINGGSFLH, encoded by the coding sequence ATGTCCGACATCCAGCGCACGGCCGTGATCACCGGGGCGGGCGCCCCGCGTGGAATCGGCAAGGCCACCGCCGCCCGCCTCGCCCGCGACGGCTGGGCGGTGGCCGTGCTCGATCTCGACGAGCCCGCCGCGCATGAGGTCGCCCGCGAGATCGCCGAGGAGACCGGCGCCCCGGCGTTCGCCCACGGGGTCGACGTGGCCGACGAGCCGTCCGTGCTCACCGCCTACCGGGCCGTGCGGTCCGAGGTCGACGCCGGGCGACTGCCCGTGGTCGGCGCGGTGGTCAACATCGCCGGGATCACCTCGCCGGTGCCGTTCCTGGAGACCACGCTCGAGCTGTGGAACAAGGTGATGGCGGTCAACGCGACCGGCACCTACCTGGTCACCAAGGCGTTCCTGCCCGACCTGATCGAGGCGGGCTGGGGCCGGATCGTGAACATGTCGTCGGTTTCCGCCCAGCAGGGCGGCGGTGTTTTCGGCCGCACCCCGTACAGCTCGGCCAAGGCCGCCATCCTCGGTTTCACCAAGGCGCTCGCCCGCGAGCTTGGCGACGCCGGGGTCACCGTCAACGCCGTCGCGCCGGGCGCGGTGGACACCGACATCCGGGTCGGGACCACCGACGAGCTGGAGGCGGCGATCGTCCGCGGTGTCCCGCTGGGCCGCCAGGGCACCGTCGCCGACGTGGCCGGCGTGATCGCGTGGCTCACCAGCGAAGACGCCGCTTACCTGCAGGGCACGACCATCGACATCAACGGTGGCTCGTTCCTCCACTGA
- a CDS encoding sugar phosphate isomerase/epimerase, producing MERTGWPGCSTITFRHLPLAAALAVIGECGFGEIDLGALPGVCDHVPYDLTDDAVREVAARVAASGLRVRSVNGDIGDLNRPLAELERRDRETHLRRLLELAAACGADALVLPCGALSHEPIVDLESDLDLVADQLRLAGKAAAEHGVAVWVEAPHYFRLCWNPDLAARLADRLDPAIGLVLDTSHIVASGGDPAAYAERFAGRVAHVHLRDAKAGRINHSIGNGVVDFPATFAALRDTGYQGRCSLELETRDVADHERPAAAVRAAAYIAGL from the coding sequence ATGGAACGAACCGGCTGGCCGGGCTGCTCGACGATCACCTTCCGGCACCTGCCGCTCGCGGCGGCGCTGGCGGTCATCGGGGAGTGCGGTTTCGGCGAGATCGATCTCGGCGCGCTGCCGGGAGTCTGCGATCACGTCCCGTACGACCTGACCGACGACGCCGTGCGCGAGGTCGCCGCCCGCGTCGCTGCCTCGGGCTTGCGGGTCCGCTCGGTCAACGGCGACATCGGCGATCTCAACCGGCCGCTGGCCGAGCTGGAACGCCGCGACCGCGAAACCCACCTCCGGCGGCTGCTCGAACTGGCCGCGGCCTGCGGCGCGGACGCGCTGGTCCTGCCGTGCGGTGCGCTCTCGCACGAGCCGATCGTGGATCTGGAGTCCGATTTGGACCTCGTCGCGGACCAGCTGCGCCTGGCCGGGAAAGCCGCGGCGGAGCACGGGGTCGCGGTCTGGGTCGAGGCTCCGCACTACTTCCGCCTGTGCTGGAACCCCGACCTGGCCGCGCGGCTCGCCGACCGGCTCGACCCGGCGATCGGCCTGGTGCTGGACACCAGCCACATCGTCGCCTCCGGTGGCGATCCGGCGGCCTACGCCGAGCGGTTCGCGGGCCGCGTCGCCCACGTCCACCTGCGTGACGCCAAAGCGGGCCGGATCAACCACAGCATCGGCAACGGCGTGGTCGACTTCCCGGCCACCTTCGCCGCGCTCCGCGACACCGGCTACCAGGGCCGGTGCTCGCTGGAATTGGAGACGCGGGACGTCGCCGACCACGAACGACCGGCGGCCGCGGTGCGGGCCGCGGCCTACATCGCCGGCCTGTGA
- a CDS encoding MFS transporter, with amino-acid sequence MRNEALTLRGPVHGTADARRVAWGSTAGAVIESYDFIGFGTAAALYFGPAFFPQASPVVGTLSAFATLGVGFVARPIGGIIGGHLGDKIGRKPVLVASLIVMGLATFAIGLLPTYATAGVLAPALLVTVRIIQGVAYGAEWGGAILMTYEHAPWRRKGAFTGVVQAGFPIGLLLANLVFLVSVNLSGDWAWRVPFLASLILVIVGLVVRAKVPESPVFEDVRDRGDIVKAPIAHVLREDWRNVLRGIGLRIAETAGYAVAITYMISYLKSEELATSGETIMALCVASAIGVGATIAWGALTDRIGRRPIYLWVTLFAAIWAIPMFLLVNTASVIAVVITIVISYAVCQNALAGAQGAWFPELFQARTRSSGASLAYQISAMISGVTPFVTTLLFLWLGWLGPALLFLAYSVLGLVTALVTRETWGARERAAAAQATVDTPLPEPSRAG; translated from the coding sequence ATGCGCAACGAAGCGCTCACCCTGCGCGGCCCCGTGCACGGCACCGCCGACGCGCGCCGGGTCGCCTGGGGCTCCACCGCGGGAGCCGTGATCGAGAGCTACGACTTCATCGGCTTCGGCACCGCGGCGGCGCTCTACTTCGGACCCGCGTTCTTCCCGCAGGCGTCACCGGTCGTCGGCACGCTGTCGGCCTTCGCGACACTCGGCGTCGGATTCGTCGCCCGGCCGATCGGCGGCATCATCGGCGGCCACCTCGGTGACAAGATCGGCCGGAAGCCGGTGCTGGTCGCGTCGCTGATCGTGATGGGGCTGGCCACCTTCGCGATCGGCCTGCTGCCCACCTACGCCACGGCGGGCGTGCTCGCCCCCGCGCTGCTGGTCACCGTGCGGATCATCCAGGGCGTGGCCTACGGCGCCGAGTGGGGCGGCGCGATCCTGATGACCTACGAGCACGCGCCGTGGCGGCGCAAGGGCGCGTTCACCGGCGTCGTGCAGGCGGGGTTCCCGATCGGGCTGCTGCTGGCCAACCTGGTGTTCCTGGTGTCGGTGAACCTGTCCGGCGACTGGGCGTGGCGGGTGCCGTTCCTGGCCAGCCTGATCCTGGTGATCGTCGGGCTGGTGGTGCGCGCGAAGGTGCCCGAGTCGCCGGTGTTCGAGGACGTGCGCGACCGCGGCGACATCGTGAAGGCGCCGATCGCGCATGTGCTGCGTGAGGACTGGCGCAACGTGCTGCGCGGCATCGGGCTGCGGATCGCCGAGACGGCGGGTTACGCGGTGGCCATCACGTACATGATCTCCTACCTGAAGTCCGAAGAACTGGCCACCAGCGGTGAAACGATCATGGCCCTGTGCGTCGCGTCGGCGATCGGCGTCGGCGCGACCATCGCCTGGGGCGCGCTGACCGACCGCATCGGGCGCCGCCCGATCTACCTGTGGGTCACGCTGTTCGCCGCGATCTGGGCGATCCCGATGTTCCTGCTGGTCAACACCGCTTCGGTGATCGCCGTGGTGATCACCATCGTGATCTCCTACGCGGTGTGCCAGAACGCGCTCGCCGGTGCGCAGGGCGCGTGGTTCCCGGAGTTGTTCCAGGCCCGGACGCGGTCCTCGGGTGCCTCGCTGGCCTACCAGATCTCGGCGATGATCTCCGGCGTCACGCCGTTCGTGACCACCCTGCTGTTCCTGTGGCTCGGCTGGCTCGGGCCGGCGCTGCTGTTCCTGGCGTACTCGGTGCTGGGCCTGGTGACGGCACTGGTGACCCGCGAGACGTGGGGCGCGCGGGAACGCGCGGCCGCCGCTCAGGCCACAGTGGACACTCCGCTGCCGGAACCATCGCGCGCGGGCTGA
- the gvpO gene encoding gas vesicle protein GvpO has translation MTAAHAIRAAVTQFHTLTSREPDGVTGVRKTPEGGWSVLVDVVELERIPATTTVMATYRVDVDPAGELLACERLRRYTRGTTDL, from the coding sequence ATGACGGCCGCGCACGCGATCCGGGCCGCGGTCACCCAGTTCCACACGCTGACCAGCCGGGAGCCGGACGGCGTCACCGGGGTGCGGAAAACACCGGAGGGCGGCTGGTCCGTCCTCGTCGACGTGGTCGAGCTGGAACGGATCCCGGCGACCACCACGGTGATGGCCACCTACCGGGTCGACGTCGACCCGGCAGGTGAGCTGCTCGCCTGCGAGCGGCTGCGCCGCTACACCCGAGGCACCACCGACCTGTGA
- a CDS encoding gas vesicle protein — protein MDGSSNSLADVLERVLDKGIVIVGDISVSVVDIELLTLKLRLFIASAQTAKEMGMDWWTGDPFFAPGRSVETGQPPAQALEEQNTLLRNRVFELEQALEKEPRR, from the coding sequence GTGGACGGTAGCTCGAACTCGCTGGCCGACGTGCTGGAACGGGTACTGGACAAGGGGATCGTGATCGTCGGTGACATCTCCGTCAGCGTGGTCGACATCGAGCTGCTCACGCTGAAGCTCCGCCTGTTCATCGCCTCCGCGCAGACCGCCAAGGAGATGGGGATGGACTGGTGGACCGGCGACCCGTTCTTCGCACCCGGCAGAAGCGTCGAAACCGGACAGCCACCGGCTCAAGCACTGGAGGAGCAGAACACCTTGCTGCGTAACAGGGTTTTCGAACTCGAACAGGCGCTGGAGAAGGAGCCCCGGCGATGA
- a CDS encoding GvpL/GvpF family gas vesicle protein, which translates to MTIGLCAYAITRDTASPPAETRLITHRGLGLVAAETDLAPFADLDTDPAAWVAEPAENDPLVVLARRHDAVVRAVFEHQPVLPFRFGTVLRDQEAAVRLLTDRHDPVGDALDRVTGHREWGVRARAAVQSGEKRSGDGLSGTAYLAMRRRRLIDAERTRRLGADAATALHDALVRLASDCAPRAKRSPGLLLDAAYLVHTGRETAFHDEIERRRGEVLVDITGPWPPYSFARLAAAHA; encoded by the coding sequence ATGACCATCGGCCTGTGCGCCTACGCGATCACCCGGGACACCGCCTCGCCACCGGCCGAAACCCGGCTCATCACCCACCGCGGTCTCGGCCTCGTGGCGGCGGAGACGGACCTGGCGCCGTTCGCCGATCTCGACACCGATCCGGCGGCCTGGGTGGCCGAACCCGCCGAGAACGATCCGCTGGTGGTACTGGCGCGGCGGCACGACGCCGTGGTGCGGGCGGTGTTCGAGCACCAGCCGGTGCTGCCGTTCCGGTTCGGCACGGTCCTGCGTGACCAGGAGGCCGCGGTCCGGCTGCTGACCGATCGCCACGACCCGGTCGGCGACGCGCTCGACCGGGTGACAGGGCACCGCGAGTGGGGTGTGCGCGCCCGGGCCGCAGTCCAATCCGGTGAGAAAAGATCCGGGGACGGTCTGTCCGGGACGGCGTACCTCGCCATGCGCCGCCGCCGGCTGATCGACGCCGAACGCACCCGGCGGCTCGGCGCGGACGCGGCCACGGCGTTGCACGATGCGCTGGTGCGCCTGGCATCGGACTGCGCCCCGCGCGCCAAGCGCTCCCCCGGACTGCTGCTCGACGCCGCGTACCTCGTGCACACCGGCCGGGAAACCGCGTTCCACGACGAAATCGAGCGGAGGCGCGGCGAGGTGCTCGTGGACATCACCGGCCCGTGGCCGCCGTACTCGTTCGCCAGGCTGGCGGCCGCCCATGCCTGA
- the gvpJ gene encoding gas vesicle protein GvpJ gives MPDEHLLSPTAEGLVDLLDRVIDRGAVVSGDVIISLAGIDLIRLDLRLLLCSIDEALR, from the coding sequence ATGCCTGACGAGCACCTCCTCAGCCCGACCGCCGAAGGCCTGGTCGATCTGCTGGACCGGGTGATCGACCGGGGCGCGGTGGTCAGCGGCGACGTGATCATCTCGCTGGCCGGCATCGATCTGATCCGGCTCGACCTGAGGCTGCTGCTCTGCTCGATCGACGAGGCGCTGCGGTGA
- a CDS encoding gas vesicle protein K, producing MTSPRRIDAGRGLGQVVLAVLEILRDLLERQALRRVDNGSLSPEEVERLGQALIALDRQFAELREAITATEPDRERNIPS from the coding sequence GTGACCTCGCCACGGCGGATCGACGCCGGGCGCGGGCTCGGCCAAGTGGTCCTCGCCGTCCTGGAGATCCTGCGCGACCTGCTGGAACGGCAGGCGCTGCGCCGGGTCGACAACGGTTCGCTGTCACCGGAGGAGGTGGAACGACTCGGCCAGGCGCTGATCGCGCTGGACCGCCAATTCGCCGAACTGCGCGAGGCCATCACCGCAACCGAACCCGACCGCGAAAGGAACATCCCATCGTGA
- the gvpJ gene encoding gas vesicle protein GvpJ, which produces MSAPIVPATGGGLAEALNILLDKGLVIDATIRVTVIGIELLTIEVRIVLASVDTYIRYLEAMQRLEVQRRALNSGTSPVPAPVPAFASQGLAGTYGLLTTPMPVSTPVPPAASAIPTGQDEP; this is translated from the coding sequence GTGAGCGCACCGATCGTCCCGGCCACCGGCGGCGGCCTGGCCGAGGCACTGAACATCCTGCTGGACAAGGGACTGGTGATCGACGCGACGATCCGGGTCACGGTGATCGGGATCGAGCTGCTGACCATCGAGGTCCGTATCGTGCTGGCCAGCGTGGACACCTACATCCGCTACCTGGAGGCGATGCAGCGGCTGGAGGTGCAGCGCCGCGCGCTGAACAGCGGGACGAGCCCGGTCCCGGCGCCCGTTCCGGCGTTCGCCAGCCAGGGCCTGGCGGGTACCTACGGGCTGCTCACCACGCCGATGCCGGTGAGCACGCCCGTTCCTCCGGCCGCGTCGGCGATCCCCACCGGCCAAGACGAGCCGTGA
- a CDS encoding GvpL/GvpF family gas vesicle protein — translation MRLTLHGVVRAGHPTEHRLVTWEDLAMVVSETAPDPLGHLEMLSGLVPYGPVVPLRFGTSAVDEDAVRAEVLARSAARLRGHLDRLGGVAELHAYLRFDEEAALRAVHEENPGLRLGDGLDLGARIRTGERIAQLLASWRHARARVLLEPVSALARAEASLPDAEPTTERRAFLVPLDKIDTARKLITALDGECVAPLPAFTFLTEPTEPAPASRWGW, via the coding sequence GTGAGGCTCACCCTGCACGGTGTGGTGCGAGCGGGTCATCCGACCGAACACCGGCTCGTCACGTGGGAGGACCTGGCGATGGTGGTCAGCGAGACGGCACCGGATCCCTTGGGCCACCTGGAAATGCTGTCCGGCCTGGTGCCGTACGGGCCGGTGGTGCCGTTGCGGTTCGGCACCAGCGCGGTGGACGAGGACGCCGTGCGGGCCGAAGTGCTCGCCCGCTCCGCCGCGCGCCTGCGCGGTCACCTCGACCGGCTGGGCGGCGTCGCCGAACTCCACGCCTACCTGCGGTTCGACGAGGAGGCCGCGTTGCGCGCGGTGCACGAGGAGAACCCCGGCCTGCGACTGGGCGACGGTCTCGATCTGGGCGCCCGCATCAGGACCGGGGAGCGGATCGCGCAGCTCCTGGCCTCCTGGCGCCATGCCAGGGCCCGTGTCCTGCTGGAGCCGGTTTCGGCACTGGCCAGGGCCGAAGCGTCCCTGCCGGACGCCGAACCGACCACCGAACGCCGTGCCTTCCTCGTGCCACTCGACAAGATCGACACCGCCCGCAAGCTCATCACCGCTCTCGACGGTGAATGCGTGGCTCCCCTGCCCGCCTTCACCTTCCTCACCGAACCCACCGAGCCCGCCCCGGCGTCACGATGGGGCTGGTGA